A single Desulfovibrio gilichinskyi DNA region contains:
- a CDS encoding PAS domain-containing hybrid sensor histidine kinase/response regulator yields the protein MQIKVDPAVLAELYKEVAELRKAEHELRTNGRRLRVIFERSPLGLILFNSDGIIVDCNEQFVRIMGSTREKLLGFNIAQDSTIEIGAALAKALSGEPSYFENYYTSVTGGRKGYLRVAFNPVTPEKTPSEVIATIEDFSERKKIEESFIQSEFRLNTILDSIQAGVMLIDPQSRIIIDSNAEACRLIGLEKEQIMGRVCHDFICAAERGKCPVLDLGQAVDKSERVLLTSKGTKLTVLKTVNIILINGKEQLLECFVDISQRKQAEEQLLRAKEDIEQYAQNLEVINKKLTETTASRDELEQEVAERKLAESRLRESRQLYQELVENAASIILRMDINGRITFFNEFAEKIFGYLRNDILGKNIIGTIVPEVESSGRDLRKMAQDIFHNPEKFINNENENMLRDGSRIWVSWSNKALYSSDNKLLEILCIGSDITEQKKAVKALKLAKCQAEAASKAKSEFLANMSHEIRTPMNSILGVADLLLETKLDEEQKRYINLFESAGKSLLALINEILDFAKVETGRIELESVCFDLGLSIKDIDSIMRVVAKSKGLEFSCTLDADHPILVLGDQIRLKQILLNIIGNAVKFTEKGAVSITVSSVPARQNTRLFTFSIIDTGIGIPPEKMHTIFESFAQADSSTTRRYGGTGLGLTIAKRLAGLMDGEILVESKVGAGTIFKLVVPFNICNEVNKDNSYNGEEAIPVDSGSKKKRILIVEDSESNRMLLDLYLEPSGHEVVLVENGLQGLTAFKNDNFDLVFMDIQMPVMDGIAATKAIREYEKENSLATTPIVALTANAFEEDREHCFNAGCTGFLAKPIKKKKLLSVIDSY from the coding sequence ATGCAAATAAAAGTAGATCCGGCAGTGTTGGCTGAATTATACAAAGAGGTTGCAGAACTGAGAAAGGCTGAGCATGAACTCCGAACAAACGGGCGTCGTTTACGTGTTATTTTTGAACGTTCTCCACTAGGTCTGATTCTCTTCAATTCAGATGGAATTATTGTTGATTGCAATGAACAGTTTGTCCGCATCATGGGGTCTACCAGAGAAAAACTTTTGGGATTTAATATCGCACAGGATAGTACAATTGAAATAGGAGCAGCTTTAGCTAAAGCCCTGTCCGGAGAGCCTTCATATTTCGAAAACTATTACACATCGGTGACCGGCGGCAGAAAAGGGTATTTGCGCGTAGCGTTTAACCCTGTAACGCCTGAAAAAACTCCTTCGGAAGTTATCGCAACTATAGAAGATTTTTCAGAACGCAAGAAGATTGAAGAGTCATTTATACAAAGCGAATTCAGGCTTAATACAATTCTCGACTCTATTCAGGCCGGAGTGATGCTTATTGACCCGCAAAGTCGTATTATAATTGATTCTAATGCAGAAGCTTGCAGGCTCATCGGGCTTGAGAAAGAACAGATAATGGGTCGTGTCTGTCATGATTTTATATGTGCTGCTGAAAGAGGAAAGTGTCCGGTACTTGATCTTGGACAGGCTGTAGATAAGTCTGAACGGGTTCTTCTGACATCCAAAGGTACAAAATTGACAGTCTTAAAAACTGTAAACATCATTTTAATCAACGGTAAAGAACAGTTACTTGAATGTTTTGTAGATATAAGTCAGCGAAAACAGGCAGAAGAACAGTTGCTTCGTGCCAAAGAAGATATAGAGCAATATGCTCAAAATTTAGAAGTAATTAATAAAAAACTTACTGAAACAACTGCTTCGCGTGATGAGCTAGAACAAGAGGTTGCTGAACGCAAACTTGCTGAAAGTCGGCTTAGGGAAAGCAGGCAACTTTATCAGGAGTTGGTTGAAAATGCCGCCAGTATTATCTTACGTATGGATATAAATGGTCGTATAACTTTTTTTAATGAGTTTGCAGAAAAAATATTCGGTTATCTACGTAATGATATTTTAGGGAAAAACATTATTGGAACCATTGTTCCTGAAGTGGAGAGCTCGGGGCGTGATTTGCGAAAAATGGCTCAGGATATATTTCATAATCCGGAAAAGTTTATAAACAACGAAAATGAAAATATGCTTAGAGACGGTAGCCGTATTTGGGTGAGCTGGTCCAATAAAGCATTATATAGTTCAGATAATAAGTTGTTAGAAATATTATGTATTGGTTCTGATATTACTGAACAGAAGAAAGCTGTAAAAGCTTTAAAGCTGGCTAAATGTCAGGCCGAGGCCGCAAGTAAAGCTAAATCTGAATTCTTAGCCAATATGAGTCATGAAATACGCACTCCGATGAATTCTATTCTCGGAGTGGCGGATTTGCTTTTAGAGACTAAGCTGGACGAAGAGCAAAAACGGTACATAAATCTTTTTGAATCCGCGGGAAAAAGTCTGCTGGCGCTGATTAATGAGATACTTGATTTTGCAAAAGTTGAAACAGGGCGAATTGAGCTGGAGTCAGTCTGTTTTGATTTAGGTCTTTCTATAAAGGACATAGACTCAATCATGCGTGTTGTTGCCAAAAGTAAAGGACTTGAATTCTCCTGTACACTGGATGCAGATCATCCAATCTTGGTACTTGGTGATCAAATCCGTTTGAAGCAGATTCTCCTTAATATAATTGGAAATGCAGTAAAATTTACCGAGAAGGGGGCTGTCTCTATTACTGTTTCTTCTGTTCCGGCGAGGCAGAACACCAGACTATTTACTTTTAGTATTATTGATACAGGAATAGGTATACCACCGGAAAAAATGCACACTATTTTTGAGAGTTTTGCGCAGGCGGATTCCTCCACCACACGTAGATATGGCGGAACCGGACTGGGGCTTACCATTGCAAAACGACTTGCCGGGTTGATGGATGGGGAAATTTTAGTTGAGTCAAAAGTCGGCGCAGGAACAATCTTTAAACTTGTTGTCCCGTTCAATATTTGCAATGAAGTTAATAAGGACAATTCTTATAACGGAGAAGAGGCGATACCTGTTGATTCTGGGTCAAAGAAAAAAAGAATCCTTATTGTGGAAGATTCCGAAAGTAACAGAATGCTCCTTGATCTTTACCTTGAGCCGTCCGGCCATGAGGTTGTTCTGGTTGAAAATGGACTCCAAGGCTTAACTGCCTTTAAAAATGATAATTTTGATTTAGTTTTTATGGATATTCAGATGCCGGTAATGGATGGAATTGCCGCAACAAAAGCTATTCGCGAATACGAAAAAGAAAATTCACTCGCTACAACGCCGATTGTGGCTTTGACAGCTAATGCCTTTGAGGAAGATAGAGAACATTGTTTCAATGCCGGATGTACCGGATTTCTTGCAAAGCCCATCAAAAAAAAGAAACTTCTATCAGTAATTGACAGTTATTAA
- the flgL gene encoding flagellar hook-associated protein FlgL has translation MRISTTQIYAQSLTNVNSSLVRLDELNSQNSSQKRINAPSDDAAGMGNVMELRTYDQTLATQVENATVVKGLLGSADDLLSQASEIMTSILEQAEQASTGTYDLEQNQMMAEQMRGYLDSLVSIANSKSGNDYLFSGEATDTSPYEYTTDVTLLGDSPARSDIAEITGEFDKTTLVEFTTDGTIGVDSIDYRFSTDGGESWDTGTLDATAVPPETTLNLGTISVEMNSGVAVTAADEDEGSQFIVRSALSYNGSEKATSVAISEKTEVNANTVGHKAFGGLNSQTDDPYDDPNLFETISDAIAYMEIGDESGVANCLEKLRAGNEALTTVSAEIGSSEEKTSFVMSSITLSRNRIATAISSEEDINAAQLSIELTQANYVYQAVLKSAASIMNTSIMDYL, from the coding sequence ATGAGAATCAGCACTACACAAATTTATGCTCAGAGTTTAACTAATGTTAATTCATCACTTGTAAGATTGGATGAATTAAACTCACAAAACAGTTCTCAAAAAAGAATTAATGCTCCATCAGATGATGCTGCCGGAATGGGCAATGTGATGGAATTACGCACATATGATCAAACTCTTGCCACACAGGTTGAAAACGCAACGGTTGTAAAAGGACTCCTCGGTTCAGCCGACGATTTATTATCTCAGGCCAGTGAAATCATGACTTCTATACTTGAACAGGCTGAGCAGGCTTCAACGGGAACTTACGATCTAGAGCAGAATCAGATGATGGCTGAACAAATGCGCGGATATCTGGATTCATTAGTAAGTATTGCAAATTCTAAATCCGGCAACGATTACCTTTTTTCAGGAGAAGCAACGGACACCTCACCATATGAATATACTACCGATGTTACTTTACTGGGTGATTCACCGGCAAGAAGCGATATTGCAGAAATTACAGGAGAATTTGATAAAACAACTCTCGTTGAATTCACCACTGACGGAACCATCGGAGTAGATTCAATTGATTACCGTTTCTCAACTGATGGAGGAGAATCATGGGATACAGGGACTCTTGATGCAACGGCAGTTCCACCTGAAACAACTTTAAACCTTGGAACAATATCTGTTGAAATGAATTCGGGAGTTGCTGTTACTGCGGCAGATGAAGATGAAGGAAGTCAATTTATAGTCCGCAGTGCATTATCATATAACGGCTCTGAGAAAGCTACATCTGTTGCAATTTCTGAAAAAACTGAAGTTAATGCCAATACTGTCGGACATAAAGCTTTCGGAGGATTAAATTCTCAAACTGATGATCCTTATGATGATCCAAATTTATTTGAAACTATAAGTGATGCAATTGCATACATGGAAATCGGAGACGAATCCGGTGTTGCGAATTGTTTAGAAAAACTTCGTGCCGGCAACGAAGCACTGACAACAGTTTCTGCTGAAATAGGTTCGAGTGAAGAAAAAACATCTTTTGTAATGAGCAGCATTACCCTTTCCAGAAATAGAATTGCTACAGCGATAAGTTCAGAAGAAGATATTAACGCTGCTCAGCTATCAATTGAACTGACTCAAGCCAACTATGTTTACCAAGCTGTCCTTAAATCTGCCGCAAGTATCATGAATACGAGTATTATGGATTATCTATAG
- a CDS encoding L-serine ammonia-lyase — translation MESLKELYRIGVGPSSSHTMGPRMAAECFLEKHPDAPFFRVTLFESLAATGKGHLTDWAVLCVLGNDKTEIVWKAEEKMVEHPNGMLFESLNENKEVVDSWKVYSVGGGAIREEGKCHSNINSVYPLQHIASIMDHCADKGINYWEYVEQCEGPEIWDFLREVWAVMEKALERGLDAEGVLPGSIGLRRQAKSYLRRTKLASPEMQFTGLTTAYALAVSEENAAGGVIVTAPTCGSCGIIPATLKYLKDLYSLKENDIIRALATAGLFGNVIKKNASISGAEVGCQGEVGSACAMACAAATQLMGGTLRQIEYSAEMGLEHHLGLTCDPVDGLVQIPCIERNACAATRALARAQMSILSDGSHRISFDEVVTVMKETGHDLPSLYRETSNGGLAKAYTARCKC, via the coding sequence ATGGAATCTTTAAAAGAATTGTATCGCATTGGAGTCGGGCCGTCTTCCAGTCACACCATGGGGCCGCGTATGGCTGCTGAATGTTTTCTGGAAAAGCATCCTGATGCTCCTTTTTTCCGTGTAACTCTTTTTGAGAGCCTTGCGGCCACAGGAAAAGGGCATCTGACCGACTGGGCTGTGCTTTGCGTGCTTGGTAATGATAAGACTGAAATTGTTTGGAAAGCTGAAGAAAAGATGGTTGAACATCCTAACGGCATGCTCTTTGAATCATTAAACGAAAATAAGGAAGTTGTTGATTCATGGAAAGTGTACAGCGTCGGAGGCGGTGCCATTCGTGAAGAAGGTAAATGCCACTCAAATATTAACTCTGTTTACCCTTTGCAACATATCGCTTCAATCATGGATCATTGCGCAGATAAAGGGATTAACTATTGGGAATATGTTGAGCAATGTGAAGGTCCTGAAATCTGGGATTTTTTGCGTGAAGTGTGGGCGGTAATGGAAAAAGCTCTTGAACGCGGTCTGGATGCTGAGGGCGTTCTTCCCGGTTCCATCGGACTAAGGAGACAGGCAAAATCATATTTGCGCCGTACAAAGCTTGCCAGTCCTGAGATGCAGTTTACCGGACTTACGACAGCCTACGCCCTTGCTGTGTCTGAAGAAAATGCAGCCGGCGGCGTTATAGTTACTGCTCCTACTTGCGGTTCTTGCGGGATTATTCCTGCGACTCTTAAATATTTGAAAGATCTTTATTCATTAAAAGAAAATGATATTATTCGAGCTTTGGCTACTGCCGGACTATTCGGAAATGTAATTAAAAAGAATGCTTCAATATCCGGAGCAGAAGTCGGATGTCAGGGAGAAGTGGGGTCAGCCTGCGCTATGGCTTGCGCCGCGGCAACTCAGTTAATGGGCGGAACTCTCCGTCAGATTGAGTATTCTGCTGAAATGGGGCTTGAACATCATTTGGGTCTTACATGCGATCCTGTTGACGGCTTGGTGCAGATTCCTTGTATCGAACGTAATGCCTGCGCTGCAACCCGTGCGCTTGCGCGTGCTCAAATGTCAATCCTGTCTGACGGTTCACATAGAATTTCTTTTGATGAGGTTGTAACGGTAATGAAAGAAACAGGGCACGATTTACCGAGTCTTTATCGCGAAACATCAAATGGCGGGCTTGCAAAAGCATATACAGCTCGTTGTAAATGTTAA
- a CDS encoding metallophosphoesterase yields MLSERPKTKRGILLASDLMTVVLPLTIFFSSDIPYSLKILLQGAGYTWATIIVCLVPLGLCAEPIRFGMKLMVPDLAVPKVKIFACLCLVSALMVIGGYINATSPVVRELSFDLRTGNSTGVEYDIAAVTDLHAGKLMSRERVGNIVTSINQMTPDIILLVGDVLDDYDVKQSGAVEELKRLKAPLGKYAVLGNHEYYLGGKWSEDFLEKQGLSVLVDETVIVDGKFLLVGRNDFSAVQHGGTREPLARLIPADNKLPVIVLDHKPAELEEAERAGVALQISGHTHNGQIFPVNFIIDDLYEKGWGILKKSKTWYYVSCGVGFWGPPIRTNSRPEILLIHIKV; encoded by the coding sequence ATGTTAAGCGAGAGACCTAAGACTAAGCGTGGTATTCTCCTAGCATCAGATCTTATGACTGTGGTGCTGCCGTTAACTATTTTTTTCAGTTCAGATATTCCGTATTCGCTTAAGATCCTTTTACAAGGAGCCGGATATACCTGGGCTACAATTATAGTTTGTCTGGTCCCGCTTGGGCTATGCGCAGAGCCTATCCGGTTCGGCATGAAGCTTATGGTTCCGGATTTAGCGGTTCCCAAAGTCAAAATATTTGCATGTCTTTGCCTTGTGTCTGCTTTGATGGTTATCGGTGGGTATATTAATGCTACTTCCCCGGTAGTACGTGAACTCAGCTTTGATTTAAGAACCGGAAACAGTACCGGAGTTGAATACGACATCGCCGCAGTGACTGATCTTCATGCCGGAAAACTTATGAGCCGTGAGAGGGTCGGAAACATTGTAACATCAATAAATCAAATGACACCTGACATTATTCTTCTGGTTGGGGACGTTCTTGATGATTATGATGTTAAACAGAGCGGAGCGGTTGAAGAACTTAAGAGGCTGAAAGCTCCTCTTGGCAAATATGCTGTTTTAGGAAATCACGAATATTATTTAGGCGGTAAATGGTCCGAAGATTTTCTCGAAAAGCAGGGGCTTTCCGTTTTGGTGGATGAAACTGTGATTGTCGATGGTAAATTTCTTCTTGTAGGGCGTAATGATTTTTCAGCCGTACAGCACGGAGGAACTAGAGAGCCGCTTGCACGGTTAATTCCTGCAGATAACAAGTTGCCTGTGATTGTACTTGACCATAAGCCTGCTGAACTTGAAGAGGCTGAGCGCGCCGGAGTTGCATTGCAAATCTCGGGGCATACTCACAACGGTCAGATCTTTCCGGTTAATTTCATAATTGATGATCTTTATGAAAAGGGTTGGGGCATACTGAAAAAGAGTAAAACTTGGTATTACGTCAGTTGCGGTGTAGGATTTTGGGGACCGCCTATTCGTACTAACAGTCGTCCTGAAATTTTGCTTATTCATATTAAGGTTTAG
- the fliD gene encoding flagellar filament capping protein FliD yields the protein MSISSLSSNVLSYSSVSTSGSTNFSGLGNGTDFDEIREATITAESYKKQEYEESLTYSKNAVDVLTTLDEELVTLSGTLQKMDEVSEFYSYTGNISGDEVSAVAEDGAKPCSHNLVVGQLAKTDRWVAEDYDIASKDTEICSADSSITLSYAGEDITLNIPSGTTAEEFVDLINNSSEFTDKIEASLIYDGSNYHLSLTGNDTGSDNVLGLTDLSALDSISASDFTNTQTAQNAKLKIDGYPSETDSWLERSSNTVDDLIDNVTLTLSSTTDSDGVEIAISYDTDSMVEKVASFVSEVNQIIYDLQSVTGRLDTSDDDEDSDTFTLKGGSLDLIYNRFKSILSSLGEGFTRYDSGTETGDLYSSLSMIGISTDSTEGSSSFGQLVLDYDELEEALSKSPESVARLFAASGESTSDSSSISILSSISGLTSAGEYDVEYEVSGGQITSATINGVAMKLDGNTMLAQRNSDANGLYLKGTETTDGIYSATVLVKQGKIGEIADYCSKITDVSTGSVPLLISSYEDSCTKLENEIYDEAARLDSLDSYLTTKYAKLDALLQKYSNLSTQLTTTLDTSSSD from the coding sequence ATGTCTATATCATCACTATCATCAAATGTATTATCATATTCATCAGTATCAACTTCAGGATCTACAAACTTTTCAGGGCTAGGCAACGGAACTGATTTTGATGAAATTAGAGAAGCAACTATTACAGCTGAGAGCTACAAAAAACAAGAGTATGAAGAAAGTCTCACATACTCTAAAAATGCAGTTGATGTTTTAACTACCTTAGATGAAGAATTAGTCACTTTGTCAGGAACTTTGCAGAAAATGGATGAAGTTTCGGAGTTTTATTCATATACGGGTAACATTTCAGGAGACGAAGTCAGTGCTGTCGCTGAAGATGGAGCCAAGCCATGCTCGCATAATCTTGTTGTGGGGCAACTGGCCAAAACTGATAGGTGGGTCGCGGAAGATTATGACATCGCATCTAAAGACACAGAAATTTGCAGTGCGGATTCATCTATAACGCTATCCTATGCAGGCGAAGATATTACGCTGAATATCCCATCAGGAACAACTGCTGAAGAATTTGTAGATCTTATTAACAACAGCAGCGAATTTACAGATAAAATTGAAGCGTCATTAATTTATGACGGCAGCAATTATCATCTCAGTCTTACAGGAAATGATACCGGCAGCGATAATGTTTTAGGATTAACAGATCTCAGCGCTCTTGATTCTATATCAGCTTCAGATTTTACAAATACTCAAACGGCACAAAATGCAAAGTTGAAAATTGACGGTTATCCCTCTGAAACAGATTCATGGCTTGAACGTTCATCTAATACAGTTGATGATCTGATTGATAATGTGACTTTAACTTTAAGTTCAACAACCGATTCAGATGGAGTTGAAATAGCTATTAGCTATGACACCGACAGTATGGTTGAAAAAGTTGCTTCATTCGTTTCCGAAGTGAACCAGATTATCTATGATTTGCAAAGTGTGACAGGGCGACTTGATACAAGTGACGATGATGAAGACAGTGACACTTTTACACTCAAGGGAGGATCATTAGATTTAATATACAATCGATTTAAATCTATTCTTTCTTCATTAGGAGAAGGCTTTACACGTTATGACAGTGGCACTGAAACCGGCGATTTATATTCATCTCTCTCGATGATCGGGATATCTACCGACTCGACAGAAGGATCATCCTCCTTCGGCCAGCTTGTACTTGATTATGATGAACTTGAAGAAGCTCTCAGCAAATCTCCTGAAAGCGTTGCCCGTCTTTTTGCGGCTTCAGGGGAATCTACCTCGGACAGCTCCTCAATCAGCATACTGTCCAGTATTTCAGGATTAACTTCTGCAGGTGAATATGATGTTGAGTATGAGGTCTCCGGAGGACAAATAACTTCAGCTACAATTAACGGTGTCGCTATGAAATTGGACGGAAATACAATGCTCGCCCAGCGTAACAGTGATGCGAACGGTTTATATCTGAAAGGAACGGAAACTACTGACGGAATTTACTCCGCAACAGTTCTAGTAAAACAAGGTAAAATCGGAGAAATTGCCGACTATTGTTCTAAAATTACAGATGTTTCAACAGGGTCAGTCCCGCTTTTAATCAGCAGTTATGAGGATTCTTGTACAAAATTAGAAAATGAAATTTACGATGAAGCAGCAAGACTTGACTCATTAGACAGCTACTTAACAACGAAATACGCTAAACTTGATGCACTGTTGCAAAAATATTCTAACCTCTCAACTCAGCTGACAACAACACTTGATACGTCATCTAGCGATTAG